In Mus musculus strain C57BL/6J chromosome 9, GRCm38.p6 C57BL/6J, one genomic interval encodes:
- the Dpagt1 gene encoding UDP-N-acetylglucosamine--dolichyl-phosphate N-acetylglucosaminephosphotransferase isoform X1, translating to MQRHFIAARLCGQDLNKLSQQQIPESQGVISGAVFLIILFCFIPFPFLNCFVEEQCKAFPHHEFVALIGALLAICCMIFLGFADDVLNLRWRHKLLLPTAASLPLLMVYFTNFGNTTIVVPKPFRWILGLHLDLGILYYVYMGLLAVFCTNAINILAGINGLEAGQSLVISASIIVFNLVELEGDYRDDHIFSLYFMIPFFFTTLGLLYHNWYPSRVFVGDTFCYFAGMTFAVVGILGHFSKTMLLFFMPQVFNFLYSLPQLFHIIPCPRHRMPRLNAKTGKLEMSYSKFKTKNLSFLGTFILKVAENLRLVTVHQGESEDGAFTECNNMTLINLLLKVFGPIHERNLTLLLLLLQVLSSAATFSIRYQLVRLFYDV from the exons ATGCAGCG CCACTTTATCGCCGCGCGCCTCTGTGGCCAGGACCTCAACAAGCTCAGCCAGCAGCAGAT CCCAGAGTCCCAGGGAGTGATCAGCGGTGCTGTTTTCCTTATCATCCTCTTCTGCTtcatccctttccccttcctgaaCTGCTTCGTGGAGGAGCAGTGTAAGGCATTCCCCCACCATGAA TTTGTGGCCCTAATAGGTGCCCTCCTTGCCATCTGCTGCATGATCTTCCTGGGGTTTGCTGATGATGTCCTCAATCTCCGCTGGCGCCACAAGCTGCTGCTGCCCACAGCTGCCTCACTACCTCTCCTCATGGTCTACTTCACAAACTTTGGCAATACAACCATCGTGGTGCCCAAGCCCTTCCGCTGGATTCTGGGCCTGCATTTGGACTTGG GGATCCTGTACTACGTCTACATGGGGCTGCTTGCAGTGTTCTGTACCAATGCCATCAACATCCTGGCGGGCATTAATGGCCTAGAGGCCGGTCAGTCACTAGTCATCTCTGCTTCTATCATTGTCTTCAACCTGGTGGAACTGGAAG GTGATTATCGAGATGATCATATCTTTTCCCTTTACTTCATGATACCATTTTTCTTTACCACCTTGGGACTGCTTTACCACAACTG GTACCCGTCCCGCGTGTTTGTGGGAGACACCTTCTGTTACTTTGCGGGCATGACTTTTGCCGTGGTGGGGATCTTGGGACACTTCAGCAAGACCATGCTGCTCTTCTTTATGCCACAAGTATTCAATTTCCTCTACTCACTGCCTCAGCTCTTCCATATCATCCCCTGCCCTCGACACCGGATGCCCAG ACTCAACGCAAAGACAGGCAAACTGGAAATGAGCTATTCCAAGTTCAAGACCAAGAACCTCTCTTTCCTGGGCACCTTTATTTTAAAG GTAGCAGAGAACCTCCGGTTAGTGACAGTTCACCAAGGTGAGAGTGAGGACGGTGCCTTCACTGAGTGTAACAACATGACCCTCATCAACTTGCTACTTAAAGTCTTTGGGCCTATACATGAGAGAAACCTcaccctgctcctgctgctcctgcag GTCCTAAGCAGCGCCGCCACCTTCTCCATTCGTTACCAACTCGTCCGACTCTTCTATGATGTCTGA
- the Dpagt1 gene encoding UDP-N-acetylglucosamine--dolichyl-phosphate N-acetylglucosaminephosphotransferase isoform X2 translates to MVLRSSAAIVLSQLRSGWKQWPLYRRAPLWPGPQQAQPAADFVALIGALLAICCMIFLGFADDVLNLRWRHKLLLPTAASLPLLMVYFTNFGNTTIVVPKPFRWILGLHLDLGILYYVYMGLLAVFCTNAINILAGINGLEAGQSLVISASIIVFNLVELEGDYRDDHIFSLYFMIPFFFTTLGLLYHNWYPSRVFVGDTFCYFAGMTFAVVGILGHFSKTMLLFFMPQVFNFLYSLPQLFHIIPCPRHRMPRLNAKTGKLEMSYSKFKTKNLSFLGTFILKVAENLRLVTVHQGESEDGAFTECNNMTLINLLLKVFGPIHERNLTLLLLLLQVLSSAATFSIRYQLVRLFYDV, encoded by the exons ATGGTGCTTCGGTCTTCAGCAGCGATAGTTCTTTCGCAATTAAGATCCGGGTGGAAACAATGG CCACTTTATCGCCGCGCGCCTCTGTGGCCAGGACCTCAACAAGCTCAGCCAGCAGCAGAT TTTGTGGCCCTAATAGGTGCCCTCCTTGCCATCTGCTGCATGATCTTCCTGGGGTTTGCTGATGATGTCCTCAATCTCCGCTGGCGCCACAAGCTGCTGCTGCCCACAGCTGCCTCACTACCTCTCCTCATGGTCTACTTCACAAACTTTGGCAATACAACCATCGTGGTGCCCAAGCCCTTCCGCTGGATTCTGGGCCTGCATTTGGACTTGG GGATCCTGTACTACGTCTACATGGGGCTGCTTGCAGTGTTCTGTACCAATGCCATCAACATCCTGGCGGGCATTAATGGCCTAGAGGCCGGTCAGTCACTAGTCATCTCTGCTTCTATCATTGTCTTCAACCTGGTGGAACTGGAAG GTGATTATCGAGATGATCATATCTTTTCCCTTTACTTCATGATACCATTTTTCTTTACCACCTTGGGACTGCTTTACCACAACTG GTACCCGTCCCGCGTGTTTGTGGGAGACACCTTCTGTTACTTTGCGGGCATGACTTTTGCCGTGGTGGGGATCTTGGGACACTTCAGCAAGACCATGCTGCTCTTCTTTATGCCACAAGTATTCAATTTCCTCTACTCACTGCCTCAGCTCTTCCATATCATCCCCTGCCCTCGACACCGGATGCCCAG ACTCAACGCAAAGACAGGCAAACTGGAAATGAGCTATTCCAAGTTCAAGACCAAGAACCTCTCTTTCCTGGGCACCTTTATTTTAAAG GTAGCAGAGAACCTCCGGTTAGTGACAGTTCACCAAGGTGAGAGTGAGGACGGTGCCTTCACTGAGTGTAACAACATGACCCTCATCAACTTGCTACTTAAAGTCTTTGGGCCTATACATGAGAGAAACCTcaccctgctcctgctgctcctgcag GTCCTAAGCAGCGCCGCCACCTTCTCCATTCGTTACCAACTCGTCCGACTCTTCTATGATGTCTGA
- the Dpagt1 gene encoding UDP-N-acetylglucosamine--dolichyl-phosphate N-acetylglucosaminephosphotransferase isoform 1 (isoform 1 is encoded by transcript variant 1): MWAFPELPLPLPLLVNLIGSLLGFVATVTLIPAFRSHFIAARLCGQDLNKLSQQQIPESQGVISGAVFLIILFCFIPFPFLNCFVEEQCKAFPHHEFVALIGALLAICCMIFLGFADDVLNLRWRHKLLLPTAASLPLLMVYFTNFGNTTIVVPKPFRWILGLHLDLGILYYVYMGLLAVFCTNAINILAGINGLEAGQSLVISASIIVFNLVELEGDYRDDHIFSLYFMIPFFFTTLGLLYHNWYPSRVFVGDTFCYFAGMTFAVVGILGHFSKTMLLFFMPQVFNFLYSLPQLFHIIPCPRHRMPRLNAKTGKLEMSYSKFKTKNLSFLGTFILKVAENLRLVTVHQGESEDGAFTECNNMTLINLLLKVFGPIHERNLTLLLLLLQVLSSAATFSIRYQLVRLFYDV, translated from the exons ATGTGGGCCTTCCCGGAGTTGCCcctgccgctgccgctgctggTGAATTTGATCGGCTCGCTGTTGGGATTCGTGGCTACAGTCACCCTCATCCCTGCCTTCCGTAGCCACTTTATCGCCGCGCGCCTCTGTGGCCAGGACCTCAACAAGCTCAGCCAGCAGCAGAT CCCAGAGTCCCAGGGAGTGATCAGCGGTGCTGTTTTCCTTATCATCCTCTTCTGCTtcatccctttccccttcctgaaCTGCTTCGTGGAGGAGCAGTGTAAGGCATTCCCCCACCATGAA TTTGTGGCCCTAATAGGTGCCCTCCTTGCCATCTGCTGCATGATCTTCCTGGGGTTTGCTGATGATGTCCTCAATCTCCGCTGGCGCCACAAGCTGCTGCTGCCCACAGCTGCCTCACTACCTCTCCTCATGGTCTACTTCACAAACTTTGGCAATACAACCATCGTGGTGCCCAAGCCCTTCCGCTGGATTCTGGGCCTGCATTTGGACTTGG GGATCCTGTACTACGTCTACATGGGGCTGCTTGCAGTGTTCTGTACCAATGCCATCAACATCCTGGCGGGCATTAATGGCCTAGAGGCCGGTCAGTCACTAGTCATCTCTGCTTCTATCATTGTCTTCAACCTGGTGGAACTGGAAG GTGATTATCGAGATGATCATATCTTTTCCCTTTACTTCATGATACCATTTTTCTTTACCACCTTGGGACTGCTTTACCACAACTG GTACCCGTCCCGCGTGTTTGTGGGAGACACCTTCTGTTACTTTGCGGGCATGACTTTTGCCGTGGTGGGGATCTTGGGACACTTCAGCAAGACCATGCTGCTCTTCTTTATGCCACAAGTATTCAATTTCCTCTACTCACTGCCTCAGCTCTTCCATATCATCCCCTGCCCTCGACACCGGATGCCCAG ACTCAACGCAAAGACAGGCAAACTGGAAATGAGCTATTCCAAGTTCAAGACCAAGAACCTCTCTTTCCTGGGCACCTTTATTTTAAAG GTAGCAGAGAACCTCCGGTTAGTGACAGTTCACCAAGGTGAGAGTGAGGACGGTGCCTTCACTGAGTGTAACAACATGACCCTCATCAACTTGCTACTTAAAGTCTTTGGGCCTATACATGAGAGAAACCTcaccctgctcctgctgctcctgcag GTCCTAAGCAGCGCCGCCACCTTCTCCATTCGTTACCAACTCGTCCGACTCTTCTATGATGTCTGA
- the Dpagt1 gene encoding UDP-N-acetylglucosamine--dolichyl-phosphate N-acetylglucosaminephosphotransferase isoform X3, which produces MIFLGFADDVLNLRWRHKLLLPTAASLPLLMVYFTNFGNTTIVVPKPFRWILGLHLDLGILYYVYMGLLAVFCTNAINILAGINGLEAGQSLVISASIIVFNLVELEGDYRDDHIFSLYFMIPFFFTTLGLLYHNWYPSRVFVGDTFCYFAGMTFAVVGILGHFSKTMLLFFMPQVFNFLYSLPQLFHIIPCPRHRMPRLNAKTGKLEMSYSKFKTKNLSFLGTFILKVAENLRLVTVHQGESEDGAFTECNNMTLINLLLKVFGPIHERNLTLLLLLLQVLSSAATFSIRYQLVRLFYDV; this is translated from the exons ATGATCTTCCTGGGGTTTGCTGATGATGTCCTCAATCTCCGCTGGCGCCACAAGCTGCTGCTGCCCACAGCTGCCTCACTACCTCTCCTCATGGTCTACTTCACAAACTTTGGCAATACAACCATCGTGGTGCCCAAGCCCTTCCGCTGGATTCTGGGCCTGCATTTGGACTTGG GGATCCTGTACTACGTCTACATGGGGCTGCTTGCAGTGTTCTGTACCAATGCCATCAACATCCTGGCGGGCATTAATGGCCTAGAGGCCGGTCAGTCACTAGTCATCTCTGCTTCTATCATTGTCTTCAACCTGGTGGAACTGGAAG GTGATTATCGAGATGATCATATCTTTTCCCTTTACTTCATGATACCATTTTTCTTTACCACCTTGGGACTGCTTTACCACAACTG GTACCCGTCCCGCGTGTTTGTGGGAGACACCTTCTGTTACTTTGCGGGCATGACTTTTGCCGTGGTGGGGATCTTGGGACACTTCAGCAAGACCATGCTGCTCTTCTTTATGCCACAAGTATTCAATTTCCTCTACTCACTGCCTCAGCTCTTCCATATCATCCCCTGCCCTCGACACCGGATGCCCAG ACTCAACGCAAAGACAGGCAAACTGGAAATGAGCTATTCCAAGTTCAAGACCAAGAACCTCTCTTTCCTGGGCACCTTTATTTTAAAG GTAGCAGAGAACCTCCGGTTAGTGACAGTTCACCAAGGTGAGAGTGAGGACGGTGCCTTCACTGAGTGTAACAACATGACCCTCATCAACTTGCTACTTAAAGTCTTTGGGCCTATACATGAGAGAAACCTcaccctgctcctgctgctcctgcag GTCCTAAGCAGCGCCGCCACCTTCTCCATTCGTTACCAACTCGTCCGACTCTTCTATGATGTCTGA
- the H2ax gene encoding histone H2AX — protein MSGRGKTGGKARAKAKSRSSRAGLQFPVGRVHRLLRKGHYAERVGAGAPVYLAAVLEYLTAEILELAGNAARDNKKTRIIPRHLQLAIRNDEELNKLLGGVTIAQGGVLPNIQAVLLPKKSSATVGPKAPAVGKKASQASQEY, from the coding sequence ATGTCCGGACGCGGCAAGACCGGCGGCAAGGCCCGCGCCAAGGCCAAGTCGCGCTCTTCACGCGCCGGCCTTCAGTTCCCTGTAGGCCGCGTACACCGGCTGCTGCGGAAAGGCCACTACGCCGAGCGCGTGGGCGCAGGCGCGCCGGTGTACCTGGCAGCGGTGCTCGAGTACCTCACTGCCGAGATCCTGGAGCTGGCGGGCAACGCGGCCCGCGACAACAAGAAGACGCGCATCATCCCGCGCCACCTGCAGCTGGCCATCCGCAACGACGAGGAGCTCAACAAGCTGCTGGGCGGCGTGACCATCGCGCAGGGCGGCGTCCTGCCCAACATCCAGGCCGTGCTGCTGCCCAAGAAGAGCAGCGCCACCGTGGGGCCCAAGGCGCCGGCGGTCGGCAAGAAGGCCTCGCAGGCCTCTCAGGAGTACTGA
- the Hmbs gene encoding porphobilinogen deaminase isoform 2 (isoform 2 is encoded by transcript variant 2) — MRVIRVGTRKSQLARIQTDTVVAMLKALYPGIQFEIIAMSTTGDKILDTALSKIGEKSLFTKELENALEKNEVDLVVHSLKDVPTILPPGFTIGAICKRENPCDAVVFHPKFIGKTLETLPEKSAVGTSSLRRVAQLQRKFPHLEFKSIRGNLNTRLRKLDELQEFSAIVLAVAGLQRMGWQNRVGQILHPEECMYAVGQGALAVEVRAKDQDILDLVSVLHDPETLLRCIAERAFLRHLEGGCSVPVAVHTVMKDGQLYLTGGVWSLDGSDSMQETMQATIQVPVQQEDGPEDDPQLVGITARNIPRGAQLAAENLGISLASLLLNKGAKNILDVARQLNDVR; from the exons ATGAGGGTGATTCGAGTGGGCACCCGTAAGAGCCAG CTGGCTCGCATACAGACCGACACTGTGGTGGCGATGCTGAAAGCCTTGTACCCTGGCATACAGTTTGAAATCA TTGCTATGTCCACCACGGGAGACAAGATTCTTGATACTGCACTCTCTAAG ATTGGAGAGAAGAGCCTGTTTACCAAGGAGCTAGAAAACGCCCTGGAAAAAAACGA AGTGGACCTGGTCGTTCACTCCCTGAAGGATGTGCCTACCATACTACCTCCTGGCTTTACTATTGGAGCCATCTGCAA ACGGGAAAACCCTTGTGATGCTGTTGTCTTTCACCCAAAGTTTATTGGAAAGACCCTGGAAACCTTGCCAGAGAAAAG TGCCGTGGGAACCAGCTCTCTGAGGAGAGTGGCTcagctacagagaaagttccccCACCTGGAATTCAAGAGTATT CGGGGAAACCTCAACACCCGCCTCCGGAAGCTGGATGAGCTGCAGGAATTCAGTGCCATCGTCCTGGCTGTGGCTGGCCTACAGCGCATGGGCTGGCAGAACCGGGTGGGCCAG ATTTTGCACCCAGAAGAATGCATGTATGCTGTGGGTCAG GGAGCCCTAGCCGTGGAAGTCCGAGCCAAGGACCAGGATATCTTGGACCTAGTGAGTGTGTTGCACGATCCTGAAACTCTGCTTCGCTGCATTGCTGAAAGGGCTTTTCTGAGGCACCTG GAAGGAGGCTGCAGCGTGCCCGTAGCAGTGCATACAGTGATGAAAGATGGGCAA CTGTACCTGACTGGTGGAGTCTGGAGTCTAGATGGCTCAGATAGCATGCAAGAGACTATGCAGGCCACCATCCAGGTCCCTGTTCAG CAAGAAGATGGTCCAGAAGATGACCCACAACTGGTTGGAATCACTGCCCGTAACATTCCAAGAGGAGCCCAGCTAGCTGCTGAGAACCTGGGCATCAGCctggccagcttgctgctcaacAAAGGAGCCAAGAACATCCTGGATGTTGCACGGCAGCTTAATGATGTGCGCTAA
- the Hmbs gene encoding porphobilinogen deaminase isoform 1 (isoform 1 is encoded by transcript variant 1) — protein sequence MSGNGGAATTAEENGSKMRVIRVGTRKSQLARIQTDTVVAMLKALYPGIQFEIIAMSTTGDKILDTALSKIGEKSLFTKELENALEKNEVDLVVHSLKDVPTILPPGFTIGAICKRENPCDAVVFHPKFIGKTLETLPEKSAVGTSSLRRVAQLQRKFPHLEFKSIRGNLNTRLRKLDELQEFSAIVLAVAGLQRMGWQNRVGQILHPEECMYAVGQGALAVEVRAKDQDILDLVSVLHDPETLLRCIAERAFLRHLEGGCSVPVAVHTVMKDGQLYLTGGVWSLDGSDSMQETMQATIQVPVQQEDGPEDDPQLVGITARNIPRGAQLAAENLGISLASLLLNKGAKNILDVARQLNDVR from the exons ATGTCCGGTAACGGCGGCGCGGCCACAACCGCG GAAGAAAACGGCTCAAAGATGAGGGTGATTCGAGTGGGCACCCGTAAGAGCCAG CTGGCTCGCATACAGACCGACACTGTGGTGGCGATGCTGAAAGCCTTGTACCCTGGCATACAGTTTGAAATCA TTGCTATGTCCACCACGGGAGACAAGATTCTTGATACTGCACTCTCTAAG ATTGGAGAGAAGAGCCTGTTTACCAAGGAGCTAGAAAACGCCCTGGAAAAAAACGA AGTGGACCTGGTCGTTCACTCCCTGAAGGATGTGCCTACCATACTACCTCCTGGCTTTACTATTGGAGCCATCTGCAA ACGGGAAAACCCTTGTGATGCTGTTGTCTTTCACCCAAAGTTTATTGGAAAGACCCTGGAAACCTTGCCAGAGAAAAG TGCCGTGGGAACCAGCTCTCTGAGGAGAGTGGCTcagctacagagaaagttccccCACCTGGAATTCAAGAGTATT CGGGGAAACCTCAACACCCGCCTCCGGAAGCTGGATGAGCTGCAGGAATTCAGTGCCATCGTCCTGGCTGTGGCTGGCCTACAGCGCATGGGCTGGCAGAACCGGGTGGGCCAG ATTTTGCACCCAGAAGAATGCATGTATGCTGTGGGTCAG GGAGCCCTAGCCGTGGAAGTCCGAGCCAAGGACCAGGATATCTTGGACCTAGTGAGTGTGTTGCACGATCCTGAAACTCTGCTTCGCTGCATTGCTGAAAGGGCTTTTCTGAGGCACCTG GAAGGAGGCTGCAGCGTGCCCGTAGCAGTGCATACAGTGATGAAAGATGGGCAA CTGTACCTGACTGGTGGAGTCTGGAGTCTAGATGGCTCAGATAGCATGCAAGAGACTATGCAGGCCACCATCCAGGTCCCTGTTCAG CAAGAAGATGGTCCAGAAGATGACCCACAACTGGTTGGAATCACTGCCCGTAACATTCCAAGAGGAGCCCAGCTAGCTGCTGAGAACCTGGGCATCAGCctggccagcttgctgctcaacAAAGGAGCCAAGAACATCCTGGATGTTGCACGGCAGCTTAATGATGTGCGCTAA